A genome region from Chloroflexota bacterium includes the following:
- the polA gene encoding DNA polymerase I — translation MKKPLLLLFDGHALVHRAFHALPPLSVSKTGEPTGAVYGFVRMLLKTVQDLKPTHWAIAFDRPALTFRHLEFEEYKAQRPEAPDDLRRQFGRVRQVVKAFNVPTFEMDGYEADDLLGTLARQAAAQGIDTIIVSGDNDMLQLISPRVKVLLPKRTFGETTLYDTTAVHQKLGIAPEQIPDFKGLKGDPSDNIPGVPGVGEKTAARLIQLYGSVEGIYEHIDEVTPPKLRETLLAEKDKAKRSKMLATIRTDAPVDFDPVRCQTTAVNRSELVPLFRELEFFSLANKLPELGEPTVIEAVAPPPSAGADREECVLVDTTSALEELVARLPGTASFVIHLVTRLMRARSAGAAIAGIALCLPKERAYYLPVAQGVWDTAPQLDLQQTLERLRPVLSDARIAKLAHNGKEVISKLAECGVTLTNLEFDTMIAAYLLGQKSVELKDLAPSKLGIEITSPADQPGLSAVAQHACQQASVISRLHPLLQREMDEKQLSRLFQGVEMPLVPVIVRMERNGVALDVDLLRHMSQNLGTQLVNLEQEIYGYAGHRFNINSPQQLGGVLFAELKLPGAKKTKTGYSTDASILEGLREANPIVNLILEYRQLSKLKSTYIDALPALINPATRRVHTSFNQTVTATGRLSSSEPNLQNVPIRGEFGRQIRQAFIAEPPWFLVSADYSQIDLRVLAHLSQDLRLLTAFRQDEDIHAATASEVFGVGLADVTPETRRTAKVVNFGVIYGMSGYGLEQATELSREEAVRFIASYFEKYPGVKDYLERTKRQAKEDGFVQTLLGRRRYIADLHSSNRQVREAAERMAINMPVQGTSADIIKVAMINLQREMDRDALKSKMILQIHDELLFEVPPEELDRVASLTARTMSQAMELSIPLKVEVKVGRNWGDMELHTSCQ, via the coding sequence TTGAAAAAGCCACTTCTGTTGCTTTTTGATGGTCATGCCCTAGTGCATAGAGCCTTCCATGCCTTGCCGCCGCTCTCGGTCAGCAAGACGGGGGAACCGACAGGGGCTGTGTACGGTTTCGTCCGCATGCTTCTCAAGACAGTGCAGGACTTGAAGCCGACTCACTGGGCCATTGCCTTCGATCGTCCGGCCCTCACCTTCAGACATTTGGAGTTTGAAGAATATAAGGCGCAGCGCCCTGAAGCTCCCGATGACCTGCGGCGGCAGTTTGGCCGGGTGCGCCAGGTGGTGAAGGCCTTCAATGTCCCTACCTTCGAGATGGATGGCTATGAAGCTGATGACCTGCTGGGGACGCTGGCCCGCCAGGCAGCGGCCCAAGGGATCGATACCATTATCGTCAGCGGCGATAATGACATGCTGCAACTCATTTCTCCCAGGGTGAAGGTGCTTCTGCCCAAGAGAACCTTCGGGGAGACCACCCTGTACGACACAACGGCGGTGCACCAGAAACTGGGCATCGCTCCGGAACAGATTCCTGACTTCAAGGGCCTCAAGGGTGACCCCTCCGACAATATCCCCGGCGTCCCCGGTGTCGGCGAGAAAACGGCTGCTAGGCTGATTCAGCTTTACGGCAGTGTAGAAGGTATCTATGAGCACATCGATGAGGTGACGCCGCCGAAGCTGCGGGAGACGCTCCTGGCAGAGAAAGACAAGGCAAAGCGAAGCAAGATGCTGGCTACCATCCGCACCGACGCCCCGGTGGATTTCGACCCGGTGCGGTGCCAAACAACGGCCGTCAACCGGAGCGAACTTGTGCCACTCTTTCGCGAACTGGAGTTCTTCAGCCTGGCGAACAAGCTGCCCGAATTGGGAGAGCCTACTGTGATTGAGGCGGTGGCACCTCCCCCCTCAGCCGGTGCCGATAGGGAAGAGTGTGTGCTGGTGGACACTACCTCTGCCCTGGAAGAGCTAGTGGCCAGACTTCCTGGTACTGCATCCTTCGTCATTCATCTTGTGACCCGCCTCATGCGGGCCAGGTCGGCCGGTGCCGCCATAGCCGGCATAGCTCTGTGCCTTCCCAAGGAGAGGGCCTACTACCTGCCAGTGGCGCAAGGGGTGTGGGACACAGCACCGCAACTAGACCTTCAGCAAACACTGGAGCGGCTCAGGCCAGTGCTATCGGATGCCCGGATCGCCAAGCTGGCCCACAATGGCAAAGAGGTCATCAGCAAGCTGGCGGAATGCGGTGTCACGCTGACAAACCTGGAATTCGATACCATGATCGCCGCCTATCTTCTGGGACAAAAATCCGTGGAGTTGAAGGATCTGGCCCCGAGCAAGTTGGGCATTGAGATAACTTCACCGGCAGACCAACCTGGCCTGTCCGCAGTAGCCCAGCACGCCTGCCAGCAGGCCAGTGTTATCAGCCGACTTCACCCGCTGTTGCAGAGGGAGATGGACGAGAAGCAGTTGTCGCGGCTGTTTCAGGGAGTGGAGATGCCTCTGGTGCCCGTTATCGTGCGCATGGAGAGGAATGGGGTGGCGCTGGACGTTGATCTGTTGAGGCACATGTCTCAAAACCTAGGGACACAGCTGGTGAACCTGGAGCAGGAGATTTATGGCTATGCCGGACACAGGTTCAATATCAACTCGCCTCAGCAACTGGGCGGCGTGCTGTTTGCCGAATTGAAGCTGCCAGGGGCGAAGAAAACGAAGACTGGCTACTCCACAGATGCCTCGATCCTGGAGGGGCTGAGAGAAGCGAACCCTATAGTGAACCTGATCCTGGAATATCGGCAGCTTAGCAAGCTCAAGTCCACCTACATTGACGCTCTTCCAGCGCTGATCAACCCCGCGACACGCCGGGTGCACACCAGCTTCAACCAGACGGTGACTGCCACAGGCCGGCTATCTTCCAGCGAGCCAAACCTGCAGAATGTCCCCATTAGGGGGGAATTTGGCAGGCAGATAAGACAAGCCTTTATCGCCGAGCCACCCTGGTTTCTGGTGAGCGCGGACTATTCGCAGATCGATCTTCGTGTCCTGGCCCACCTTTCCCAAGACCTGCGCCTGCTGACTGCCTTCAGGCAGGATGAAGATATCCACGCTGCTACTGCCTCAGAGGTGTTCGGCGTCGGCCTGGCGGACGTGACTCCCGAAACGCGCCGAACAGCCAAGGTGGTGAACTTCGGCGTAATCTACGGGATGAGTGGCTACGGTCTTGAGCAGGCTACCGAACTCTCCAGGGAGGAGGCGGTCCGGTTTATCGCCTCTTATTTTGAGAAATACCCCGGGGTGAAGGACTACCTGGAACGCACCAAGCGGCAGGCGAAGGAAGACGGTTTTGTACAGACGCTGTTGGGACGCAGGCGGTATATCGCCGACCTCCATTCCTCTAATCGACAGGTTCGAGAGGCCGCGGAGCGGATGGCTATAAATATGCCTGTCCAGGGCACGTCTGCCGATATTATCAAGGTGGCCATGATTAACCTCCAGCGGGAGATGGATAGAGATGCTCTAAAGAGCAAGATGATCCTTCAGATCCATGACGAGCTTCTCTTTGAGGTGCCGCCGGAGGAGCTGGATCGAGTGGCAAGTCTAACAGCAAGGACGATGTCCCAGGCAATGGAACTAAGCATCCCGCTGAAGGTAGAGGTAAAGGTGGGTAGGAACTGGGGCGATATGGAGCTGCATACAAGCTGTCAGTAG
- a CDS encoding Hsp20/alpha crystallin family protein — protein sequence MTSLVIRRPSLLDEFEGLWGTWEPWTDGHYMRLDVKEIGDELVVKAELPGIGKEGFGVTVDGDVLRIEAEKKAEEEVKEHTYYLCERHFGKFSRTLSLPFPVDAGKASAALENGVLEIRLPKAEEAKSKRIEIK from the coding sequence ATGACCAGCCTGGTAATCAGAAGGCCGAGTCTACTTGATGAGTTCGAGGGGCTGTGGGGGACCTGGGAGCCCTGGACTGATGGGCACTATATGAGGCTCGATGTTAAGGAGATAGGGGATGAGCTGGTGGTAAAGGCAGAGCTTCCGGGTATCGGCAAGGAGGGCTTCGGGGTCACCGTCGACGGGGATGTGCTTCGCATAGAGGCTGAGAAGAAGGCTGAGGAGGAAGTCAAAGAGCACACCTACTACCTGTGTGAGAGGCACTTTGGCAAGTTCTCCCGGACGCTGTCTCTTCCCTTCCCTGTTGATGCTGGCAAGGCGTCAGCCGCCCTGGAGAACGGTGTACTCGAGATAAGGCTGCCCAAGGCCGAAGAGGCCAAGAGCAAGCGTATCGAAATCAAGTAA